The Pseudomonas sp. R4-35-07 genome contains a region encoding:
- the rnhA gene encoding ribonuclease HI, which yields MTDSVELFTDGACKGNPGPGGWGALLVCKGVEKEMWGGEANTTNNRMELMGAIRGLEELKRRCNVLLVTDSQYVMKGINEWMVNWKKRGWKTASKEPVKNADLWQLLDEQCNRHDITWKWVRGHIGHPGNERADQLANRGVDEVRGYKQS from the coding sequence ATGACCGATAGCGTAGAACTCTTCACCGATGGCGCCTGCAAGGGCAACCCCGGCCCCGGCGGCTGGGGCGCATTGCTGGTGTGCAAGGGCGTGGAGAAGGAGATGTGGGGCGGCGAAGCCAACACCACCAACAACCGCATGGAGCTGATGGGCGCCATTCGCGGCCTGGAAGAGCTCAAGCGGCGCTGCAACGTCCTGCTGGTGACCGATTCGCAATATGTGATGAAGGGCATCAACGAGTGGATGGTCAACTGGAAGAAGCGCGGCTGGAAAACGGCGTCCAAGGAACCGGTCAAGAATGCCGACCTGTGGCAATTGCTCGATGAGCAATGCAACCGGCATGACATCACCTGGAAATGGGTGCGTGGGCATATCGGTCATCCCGGCAATGAACGGGCCGACCAACTCGCCAACAGGGGCGTGGATGAAGTGCGCGGCTACAAGCAGAGCTGA